The Halocalculus aciditolerans genome window below encodes:
- a CDS encoding SHOCT domain-containing protein: MPTNSDDTRLVTLLLVIIGAVFIVPLFFMGFGMMGFGPMMGGMWGGHMWGDGTMPGWMFIVGIVMQLLFLAALLGGGYLIYRAITGSESSSDQALEELRLAYARGELTDEEYEQRREALERDT, encoded by the coding sequence ATGCCGACAAATTCAGACGACACGCGACTTGTTACGCTCCTCCTCGTTATCATCGGCGCCGTATTCATCGTCCCACTGTTCTTCATGGGCTTCGGGATGATGGGGTTCGGCCCAATGATGGGCGGGATGTGGGGCGGTCACATGTGGGGTGACGGGACGATGCCTGGCTGGATGTTCATCGTCGGCATCGTGATGCAGTTACTGTTCCTCGCTGCCCTCCTCGGCGGTGGCTACCTCATCTACCGTGCGATTACGGGAAGTGAGAGTAGCTCAGACCAAGCCCTCGAAGAGCTCCGGCTCGCCTACGCCCGCGGAGAGCTGACCGACGAGGAATACGAACAGCGACGCGAAGCACTCGAACGAGATACCTGA